From the Methanomassiliicoccales archaeon genome, the window AGAGTGTCTGGCACAGCATCCCGCAAGGGGTCGAAATCATCCAACTCGTCTCGAGTCATCTTAACCACGCGCAGCCCTGTCTTACCATGCAAGGAGAAGGGCATACGGATGAGGCGCTTCACATCGCTGGTCACCGGCTCATCCACCTGGCCTGAGACCCTCGGGACCAACTCCGTCTCAATCAATTTGATGAAAAGTGATTGGTTCTTCTCCCTGATATCAGCAAGGTTCCCTTTCTTCAGGATAAGGTCACAGCCTCTTTTTCCACGTGGACCCTTGAATAGATCTTCATAGAGTGAAATTACCGCTCCTTCTTTTTCCCGGGATAGGGAGGGATAGTGCATCCTCGCTTCTTTGGGCTCTAATCTCTCCATCTCCTCAAGGAATTCAGTCAGCTTGGAACGGACCCTTCCTCGCCATCCTCCACTCCCTTCAGCAGGTATCATGCGGGTGTTGAGACTCCTAATCACACCCGTTGCGCCGTAGCGCTTCTCTGCCACCGTCTTCAATGGCATCAGCCAATCTATGTCAAGGTCTGTGCCGGAGATGTAGTCCACGATCTCCCTCCTCTCATGGGAGCGCAGGGTGAGTATCCGGGGGTCGGAGATGTGCGCGTGATAGCCCCTGCCTCCCGAGAAGGTAACGCTAAGGTGCTTCTCATCAAAGCCCAGATCTCCCAGAATGAAATCGTCCAGCAAGCGAATCATCTCTTTCTTGACCAGAGCCAGCATCTCGGTGTACGAAAGCGCCTCCGCTCCGCGTATGTGGTCAGCATCCAAGTCGAATATCAGGTCCGCCCCTAACCAGATCTTATCCTCCATTTTCTCAGCCGCAGGGTGCTTGTAATAGGCGGTGGAATAGTAGCAGTGCGAAGGCACCTTTTCTATGAGGAAGGAGTGAAGATCGGAGACCTTAGGGAAAGCAAGGTGCCTCTGCACGTAGTTTCGGTCAAAGAACATGAAGCCGAACTCCCTTCGGCTGAAGCGCTCAGGAGGAGAGAGAGGCCTTTTAAGGTAATAGTCACGGAAGCGCCGCATTATGAATTCCGTCTCCCCTGCCAAAACCATCACCCGACAATGCTGTAGCGTTATCAGAGCATAACAATGCCGGCCAAACCTTAATTATTGTGGACGGAACATTTCGGGAAGTGAGGGGCGCGACTCATGAAGGTCTTTGTAAGGGTCATCTTTCTTAGTAACGGGATGTCCCCGGCCGAGGCGGAAGCGGCCATGAAGAATCTTGGCTTTTTCAGGATGAAAGGAAGAAGCACGTTCGAAGCCGAAGTCCCTGATGAGGCCGCGGGGAGCGCCCTGATCGAAAGGATGCATTTGGCCCTGCGGAACGCGCAAATAATCTACGAGCCTACCATTGGTCGAGCTCCAGAAATCACAGTGCCAGTCCCTGGCAGTTACAGAGAGCGCATAGCTAAATGGAAAGAGATCGGACTGGACCTAGATGAGCTCTCAGACCTCATCCAATATGACCGCGAGCGTTTCCGAGTGCGAGCCATGGAAATGTTCAGGGCGCAGGTGGAAAGGGTGGCGATGGAGAGGGAGCGCGAGATCCGAGAGATGGAGGAGAAGGAAAGGATGGAGCGCGCTCGGGAGAAGATAGTGAATGCCGTGAAGCAGACGGGAGGGCAGACCTTCCAGCAACTGCTGGTGGTCTCGGGCATCGACGAGGATACCCTGATGCAAATGCTGGACGAGATGGTAGAAAAGGGCCAGATCGTGGCACGCCAAAGTGGTCGCAAAGTGGCCTACACAGCTCCCTGAGCATATGCTGACTAAGAGTGACCCATATCAAACTTTGCGATAATTTTTAATAGTGTTGCTTTATTTTGCACAAGGGCAGGTGAACAGATGAGCAGAATCGGGGCGTTTGCCAGGACGACCTTCATGTTCCTCTTCATGTTCGGCCTCTTTGCGGCCGTGGGGTGGATCGTCGGGACTTATTTCATCGGCAATTGGGTGGTTGGAGCTCTGGTATTCCTGATCATAGCTGGCCTTATCAATTTCATATCCTATTTCTTCTCCTCCAAGATCGTCCTCTTCACGTATAGGGCCAAGATAGTGGATGAATTGGAGGCCCCCAGGCTATATCGCATCGTGCGCAACGTGGCGCAAAAGGCCAACATGCCCATGCCTAAGGTGGCCATAATTCCTTCCCAGACCCCTAATGCCTTCGCCACCGGCAGGAACCCCAAGAACGCCACGGTGGCGGCCACGCAGGGGATACTGGACTTGCTGAATGACAATGAACTGGAGGGGGTCATGGCGCATGAGATGGCGCATGTGCGCAACCGCGACGTATTGGTCATGACCATAGCAGCGACGTTAGCAGGCGCGATCTCCTTCGCGGCCAGGTGGGCGCTCTATGGGGCTATGTTCGGGGGGCGAGACCAGAACAGTGGGAACGTCATACTCCTACTCATATTGGCCATAACCGCGCCCATTGCCGCCATTCTAATCCAATTAGCCATATCGCGCAGCCGTGAGTTCGGGGCGGATGAGGATGGGGCTCTCATCATCGGCCGCCCCCTCTACCTCGCTAGCGCTCTCAAGAAGCTGGAGGAGGGCAACCGACGCCGCCCGATGCAGATGGGCAACCCCACCACCTCCAGTCTCTTCATCGTGAACCCCTTCCGCGGAGGTTCGTTCGTGAGGCTGTTCATGACCCACCCCCCTATCGAGATGCGCATCGAGAGGCTGAAGAAGATGGCCGCTGACATGGGCCAGTTCTGAGCTCGTCACCGCGCCTTCACAAG encodes:
- a CDS encoding zinc metalloprotease HtpX; its protein translation is MSRIGAFARTTFMFLFMFGLFAAVGWIVGTYFIGNWVVGALVFLIIAGLINFISYFFSSKIVLFTYRAKIVDELEAPRLYRIVRNVAQKANMPMPKVAIIPSQTPNAFATGRNPKNATVAATQGILDLLNDNELEGVMAHEMAHVRNRDVLVMTIAATLAGAISFAARWALYGAMFGGRDQNSGNVILLLILAITAPIAAILIQLAISRSREFGADEDGALIIGRPLYLASALKKLEEGNRRRPMQMGNPTTSSLFIVNPFRGGSFVRLFMTHPPIEMRIERLKKMAADMGQF
- the priS gene encoding DNA primase catalytic subunit PriS; this translates as MAGETEFIMRRFRDYYLKRPLSPPERFSRREFGFMFFDRNYVQRHLAFPKVSDLHSFLIEKVPSHCYYSTAYYKHPAAEKMEDKIWLGADLIFDLDADHIRGAEALSYTEMLALVKKEMIRLLDDFILGDLGFDEKHLSVTFSGGRGYHAHISDPRILTLRSHERREIVDYISGTDLDIDWLMPLKTVAEKRYGATGVIRSLNTRMIPAEGSGGWRGRVRSKLTEFLEEMERLEPKEARMHYPSLSREKEGAVISLYEDLFKGPRGKRGCDLILKKGNLADIREKNQSLFIKLIETELVPRVSGQVDEPVTSDVKRLIRMPFSLHGKTGLRVVKMTRDELDDFDPLRDAVPDTLGDEPVRLLMSRKTDIVLKGERFSLQGEVEVPERAALFLLCRREAVLA